TTCAACGTTCTTTCCCACGCCAGCTTCGCGGCCGCCTCATTGTAGCGCGCGGCGGAAGTATCGTTGTGGAACGCGTGCTGCGTTCCGGGATAGATGTACAATTCATATTTGACACCCGCCGCCTTCAGAGCGGCTTCGTATGCAGTGATGCCAGCGTTCACGCGTTCGTCGGTTTCCGCGTAATTGAGCAGCAGGTGCGCTTTTATTTTCGGCACATCCGCCACATCCGCCTGCATCCCGTAAAAAGCCACGGCGGCATTCAGCTTCGGATCGTTCACGGCGAGCTGGTTAGCCATCGCACCACCCCAGCAAAATCCTACGCAGCCGGTTTTGCCATTGGCATCGGAGCGGTTCCGCAGGTATTCGAGGGAAAGCAAATAGTTTCTGAGATTCTGCGCCTTGTCGAGCTGACCGATTTTGGTGCGGCCCTCATCTTCGTTCGCGGGCGTACCGCCGAAAACCGACAGCGCATCCACGCCCAGCGCGGTGTATCCCGCGGCGGCCGCGCGGCGCGTCACGTCTTTGATGTGCGGCGTCAATCCGCGGTTCTCATGAATTACCACGACGCCGCCGCGTTTACCGCCCGCTTTCGGGCGAACGAGATATCCTTTCATGGTTACGCCGTCGCCCGGGTAGCTGACGTCTTCTTCGATCAGATCGTCGCGCAGCGGTTCGGCTGCGCGGGCGTAGTTGGATTCCAGCAACGGGAGAACGGCCAGCGCTGCGGCCATGGTACCGGTGAGCTTCGCCAGCCGGCTGATGAATTCGTCGCGGCGGAGGGGCTTGTGGGTATATTCGTCGAAAAGGTCGATGATATTTTGATCCATATGCAACAGGGTTTTCATCAAGTTAAATTTTTTTGCCGTAAA
Above is a genomic segment from Chitinophaga pollutisoli containing:
- a CDS encoding dienelactone hydrolase family protein; protein product: MDQNIIDLFDEYTHKPLRRDEFISRLAKLTGTMAAALAVLPLLESNYARAAEPLRDDLIEEDVSYPGDGVTMKGYLVRPKAGGKRGGVVVIHENRGLTPHIKDVTRRAAAAGYTALGVDALSVFGGTPANEDEGRTKIGQLDKAQNLRNYLLSLEYLRNRSDANGKTGCVGFCWGGAMANQLAVNDPKLNAAVAFYGMQADVADVPKIKAHLLLNYAETDERVNAGITAYEAALKAAGVKYELYIYPGTQHAFHNDTSAARYNEAAAKLAWERTLKVFKETLA